The proteins below are encoded in one region of Sporosarcina sp. FSL K6-1508:
- the ltrA gene encoding group II intron reverse transcriptase/maturase translates to MLMERILSRENLLSALKRVERNKGSHGVDEMPVQNLRKHILEHWESMKMELLEGTYKPQPVRRVEIPKPDGGVRLLGIPTVTDRLIQQAIAQVLTTLYDPTFSEHSYGFRPKRSAHGAIRKAKGYMQEGNRWVIDIDLEKFFDKVNHDRLMGTLSKRIEDKRLLKLIRNYLKSGIMINGIVTTNEEGTPQGGPLSPLLSNIVLDDLDKELEERGHKFVRYADDCNIYVKTKKAGNRVMGSVTSFIEGRLKLKVNLNKSAVDRPWKRKFLGFSFTLHKEPKVRIAKESMKRMKNKIREITSRKKPYPMDYRIKKLNQYLMGWCGYFALADTPSVFRAFDSWIRRRLRMCMWKNWKKPSTKVRKLIGLGAPKDKAYEWGNSRKSYWRISKSPVLHRTLGNSYWSSQGLKSLLSRYEILRHQS, encoded by the coding sequence ATGTTGATGGAACGAATACTGTCGCGTGAAAATCTGCTTTCTGCCCTGAAACGGGTAGAACGCAATAAAGGGAGCCATGGTGTAGATGAAATGCCCGTACAAAACCTACGAAAGCACATCTTGGAACACTGGGAATCCATGAAAATGGAACTTCTTGAGGGTACTTATAAGCCGCAACCTGTCCGCAGGGTCGAAATCCCGAAACCTGACGGTGGCGTGCGGTTATTAGGTATCCCTACCGTGACGGATCGTCTCATTCAGCAAGCCATTGCCCAAGTATTAACTACTTTGTATGATCCAACGTTTTCAGAACATAGCTATGGATTTCGACCAAAGCGAAGCGCCCACGGCGCAATAAGGAAAGCGAAAGGATATATGCAGGAAGGTAATCGGTGGGTAATCGATATAGACTTGGAGAAATTCTTTGACAAAGTGAACCATGACAGGTTAATGGGAACACTTTCGAAACGAATCGAAGACAAACGTCTGCTTAAGCTAATCCGTAACTATTTGAAATCAGGAATTATGATAAATGGTATCGTGACAACCAATGAGGAAGGTACGCCGCAAGGTGGCCCACTCAGTCCATTACTTTCCAATATTGTCCTTGATGATCTAGACAAAGAATTGGAGGAAAGAGGACATAAATTTGTCCGATACGCTGACGACTGCAACATCTATGTGAAAACAAAGAAAGCAGGAAATCGAGTCATGGGTTCTGTCACTTCGTTTATTGAAGGAAGGCTTAAGTTGAAAGTTAACCTGAATAAATCTGCGGTAGACCGCCCTTGGAAGAGGAAGTTTCTTGGATTCAGCTTTACTTTACATAAAGAACCAAAGGTTCGGATTGCCAAAGAAAGTATGAAACGGATGAAGAATAAAATCCGAGAGATAACCTCTAGGAAGAAACCCTATCCGATGGATTATCGAATCAAGAAACTAAATCAATACCTTATGGGGTGGTGCGGTTATTTTGCATTGGCGGATACGCCAAGCGTTTTCAGAGCTTTCGATTCATGGATTAGAAGAAGACTTCGAATGTGTATGTGGAAAAACTGGAAGAAACCAAGTACGAAGGTGAGGAAGCTCATTGGATTAGGTGCGCCGAAAGATAAGGCATACGAATGGGGTAACTCGCGTAAAAGTTACTGGAGAATTTCTAAAAGTCCTGTATTACATAGAACCCTCGGAAACTCCTATTGGAGTTCCCAAGGGCTCAAAAGTCTACTATCACGTTACGAAATTTTGCGTCATCAATCTTAA
- a CDS encoding ribonucleotide-diphosphate reductase subunit beta, whose translation MEKLKRVKVLEPAHPNKSTAIFGGKASGILNWNDIAHPHFYTLRQQIRSLFWTANEVDMTQDVKQFATLTQPEQDAFLKIIGLLATLDGPQTTIALKMADYTTDPSVKSIMATIADQESEHNHSYAYVLSSVTTLNKQMASFEMGRSDEVLLKRNERIVEVYNDFAERPTIESALKAMVYTTLLEGLFFYSGFAFFYNLARNQKMVGTSTMISYINRDELQHGKAISDIFRAALAENPEQNTDEFTAWIYDQFKHSVEQEVIWSRYVLADIEGIDLAEMEGYVKYRANKMLRMLGLSEIYPEFTDNPMKWIRAYVDSFDDTKTDFFEQSSRQYVKTSDLNGFDDL comes from the coding sequence TTGGAAAAACTTAAACGAGTAAAAGTGCTAGAACCAGCACATCCAAATAAATCAACGGCTATTTTCGGTGGGAAGGCGAGCGGTATCCTAAATTGGAATGATATCGCACATCCCCATTTCTATACATTAAGACAGCAAATCCGTTCACTATTCTGGACGGCAAATGAAGTCGATATGACGCAAGACGTCAAGCAATTTGCGACGCTGACACAGCCGGAGCAAGATGCATTCCTTAAAATCATCGGCTTACTCGCGACACTTGACGGTCCGCAGACGACAATTGCGTTAAAAATGGCGGACTATACAACCGATCCATCTGTTAAATCAATTATGGCTACCATCGCTGATCAGGAAAGCGAACATAATCACAGCTATGCGTATGTTCTTTCATCAGTTACGACACTTAATAAGCAGATGGCTTCATTTGAAATGGGCCGCTCAGATGAAGTGTTATTGAAACGGAATGAGCGTATTGTCGAAGTCTACAACGATTTCGCAGAGCGTCCGACAATTGAATCGGCATTGAAAGCGATGGTCTATACGACGCTGCTTGAAGGCTTATTTTTCTATAGCGGTTTTGCATTTTTCTACAATCTGGCACGCAACCAAAAAATGGTCGGCACATCGACAATGATTTCGTACATCAACCGTGATGAGTTGCAGCACGGTAAAGCGATCAGCGATATATTCCGTGCAGCACTTGCGGAAAATCCTGAACAGAATACAGATGAATTTACAGCTTGGATTTATGATCAGTTCAAACATTCCGTCGAACAGGAAGTTATCTGGAGCCGTTATGTGCTTGCTGATATCGAGGGCATTGACTTGGCCGAGATGGAAGGGTACGTCAAATACCGTGCGAACAAAATGCTTCGGATGCTAGGACTCAGTGAAATCTATCCAGAATTCACTGATAATCCGATGAAATGGATTCGCGCATATGTAGATAGTTTTGATGATACGAAAACCGACTTCTTCGAACAATCTTCACGTCAATACGTTAAAACAAGTGATTTGAACGGCTTCGACGATCTATAA
- a CDS encoding flavodoxin gives MVSFLIVYASWSGNTQEVAEMIEETLVSENIDVVTYRIGGGTIPNPRHFDVMLFGSFTWEQGATPDEVKDFVADVGYKPDNVYVFGTGDTQFGGDTLFCHAAVKLARFYGSTYEPLKIEQSPRGVQEEKVIEWSKGVIRHWKNLNE, from the coding sequence ATGGTGTCATTCTTAATCGTTTACGCATCGTGGAGCGGAAACACGCAAGAAGTTGCTGAAATGATTGAAGAAACGTTAGTGTCGGAAAATATAGATGTTGTCACATATCGAATCGGTGGGGGCACAATTCCGAATCCCCGCCATTTCGATGTGATGCTCTTTGGATCGTTCACGTGGGAGCAAGGCGCAACGCCTGACGAAGTAAAAGATTTTGTAGCAGACGTAGGTTATAAACCGGATAATGTATACGTCTTTGGAACGGGTGATACCCAATTTGGTGGCGATACATTATTTTGCCACGCCGCAGTGAAGTTGGCCCGGTTTTACGGATCAACTTATGAGCCGCTTAAAATCGAACAAAGCCCGCGCGGCGTACAAGAAGAGAAAGTAATTGAATGGTCGAAGGGAGTCATCAGACATTGGAAAAACTTAAACGAGTAA